The uncultured Methanobrevibacter sp. genome includes a window with the following:
- a CDS encoding peptide ABC transporter permease — MDLIGGYLIVMLVLFTGNIALLMGNIKINNLKLIATSILFSIVVFIILNVSVYLNIFIVDYFSYIFLIISLILFFVIFYFIRNNNFKLALYSVLALFIISLTLFCSQTSLNYLEMILYSLCVFIILFVVYQLSKLLHHAKRQYSVIIGEYMCLFSILTLIFALTYNSTLNLDYSMFSPFLILTPTYQLIYVIIAIIAVLVIGVFINDSKGGNS; from the coding sequence ATGGATTTAATTGGGGGGTATTTAATAGTAATGCTGGTATTGTTTACAGGCAATATTGCATTATTGATGGGAAACATTAAGATCAACAATTTAAAATTGATTGCAACTTCAATACTTTTTTCTATCGTAGTATTTATAATATTAAATGTCTCTGTTTACTTAAATATATTCATAGTGGATTATTTTAGCTACATTTTTCTAATCATTTCACTCATATTATTTTTCGTAATTTTCTATTTCATTAGAAACAATAACTTCAAACTTGCATTGTACTCTGTTTTGGCATTGTTTATCATTTCATTGACATTGTTCTGTTCACAAACAAGTTTAAATTATTTAGAAATGATTTTATATTCTTTATGTGTATTTATTATATTATTTGTTGTTTATCAACTTTCAAAATTATTGCATCATGCAAAAAGGCAATATTCTGTAATAATTGGGGAGTATATGTGCTTATTTTCTATATTGACATTAATTTTTGCATTGACATATAACTCTACTTTAAATTTGGATTATTCGATGTTCAGTCCATTTTTAATTTTAACTCCTACATATCAGTTAATTTATGTTATTATCGCAATTATTGCTGTTTTGGTCATTGGTGTGTTCATAAATGATAGTAAAGGAGGAAATTCATGA
- a CDS encoding MotA/TolQ/ExbB proton channel family protein translates to MIIQGTETLTSLIHILSESLLTPVIVLLVISIVIVILSFGGLINEYISRKPIKSKDLEDLIRKISFSTNVNQMKEEIANSNLFDYQKEVLTRIADNYDIGPDARKALASELISAQETRLIKKTNKTDILVRVGPSLGLLGTLIPLGPGLAALGSGDIATLAESLTIAFDTTVTGLTVGALSFLISKYKKQWYESELIDVETVAEAVLETINKW, encoded by the coding sequence ATGATAATTCAAGGAACTGAAACGTTAACTTCATTAATTCACATTTTATCCGAAAGCCTTTTAACTCCTGTTATTGTATTGCTTGTAATTTCAATTGTGATTGTTATTTTGTCTTTCGGTGGTTTAATTAATGAATATATTTCTAGAAAACCAATCAAATCTAAAGATTTGGAAGATTTGATAAGGAAAATTTCTTTTTCAACTAATGTCAATCAGATGAAAGAAGAGATTGCAAATAGTAATCTGTTTGATTATCAAAAGGAAGTTTTGACAAGAATTGCAGATAATTATGATATTGGTCCTGATGCAAGAAAAGCGTTAGCCAGTGAATTAATCTCTGCTCAAGAAACTAGATTGATTAAAAAAACTAATAAGACTGATATATTGGTTCGTGTGGGTCCTAGTTTGGGTCTTTTAGGTACATTAATTCCATTGGGTCCTGGACTTGCTGCATTAGGCAGTGGAGATATTGCAACTCTTGCAGAATCTTTGACAATTGCTTTTGATACTACTGTTACTGGATTGACTGTAGGTGCGCTTTCTTTTTTAATTTCAAAATATAAAAAGCAATGGTATGAAAGCGAATTGATTGATGTTGAAACTGTTGCTGAAGCGGTGCTTGAAACTATAAACAAATGGTGA
- a CDS encoding ABC transporter ATP-binding protein, which translates to MVVDTKLFEVKNISFSYDDEEIFSDISFCINQGDVLCILGPNGTGKTTLIKCLNGLHEIGSGEILINGENMKKLSFREISRHIGYIPQSHVPSFPFKVFDVVLMGRAPYLNLTDSPKEEDVKIAEDTLKTLGIENLKDKEYTNLSGGERQLVFLARVLCQKPDILILDEPTSHLDFGNQIKLLEIIDNLSKSGLAIIMSSHFPDHAFLSSTKVAIMKNKKFIDFGAPDDVVTEDNLKKAYSIDVKLMELDDKRKVCVPMKTNLKLDL; encoded by the coding sequence ATGGTCGTAGATACAAAATTGTTTGAAGTAAAAAATATTTCCTTTTCATATGATGATGAGGAAATTTTTTCAGATATCAGCTTTTGCATTAACCAAGGTGATGTATTATGTATTCTGGGACCAAACGGTACTGGAAAAACCACATTAATCAAATGTCTCAATGGATTGCATGAAATTGGTTCTGGTGAAATTCTCATTAATGGTGAAAATATGAAAAAACTATCATTTAGGGAAATTTCAAGGCATATTGGTTACATTCCTCAATCGCATGTACCTTCTTTTCCATTTAAAGTATTTGACGTTGTGTTGATGGGGAGAGCGCCTTATCTTAATTTAACAGATTCTCCTAAGGAGGAGGATGTTAAAATAGCTGAAGATACCTTAAAAACTTTAGGAATTGAAAATCTGAAAGATAAGGAATATACCAATTTAAGTGGTGGTGAACGTCAGCTGGTGTTTTTGGCTAGAGTCTTATGTCAAAAACCTGACATTCTGATACTGGATGAGCCGACTTCACACTTGGACTTTGGAAATCAGATTAAACTTCTTGAAATTATTGACAATCTGTCAAAAAGTGGATTGGCGATTATAATGTCGTCACATTTTCCTGATCATGCATTTTTAAGCTCAACAAAAGTAGCAATCATGAAAAATAAAAAATTCATAGATTTTGGAGCGCCTGATGATGTTGTAACTGAAGATAACTTAAAAAAGGCTTATTCAATTGATGTTAAATTAATGGAATTGGATGATAAAAGAAAAGTATGTGTACCAATGAAAACAAATTTAAAACTAGATTTATAA
- a CDS encoding iron ABC transporter permease translates to MDKETKEIISIILLIFFPIILFFASFLIGRYPISPIDVVNTILCPIFPQLEVNSTITTIVYEIRLPRILGAIVVGACLAISGAAFQSIFKNPLVSSDLLGVSNGAGFGAALAILLSGANIVTQIFAFVFGLISVATTYLISRTYKAGGILVLVLSGVAISAFFNSLISAIKFIADPDDKLPEIVYWLMGSLASINADKLLMILIPVIIGLVILLLLRWHMNLLAMGDEEAQSLGLNPSRIRLLIIAGCTLLTSAAVSISGIVGWVGLIIPHMARMIVGPDNRVLLPASLSLGASFLLLIDNISRAVIAIEIPIGILTAIIGVPIFLYLLKRGYSEWS, encoded by the coding sequence ATGGATAAAGAAACAAAAGAGATTATAAGTATCATACTTTTAATCTTTTTTCCAATAATTTTGTTTTTCGCTTCATTTTTAATAGGGAGATACCCAATAAGTCCCATTGATGTAGTCAATACAATATTGTGTCCAATATTTCCACAATTGGAAGTGAACTCTACAATAACAACAATTGTTTATGAAATAAGGCTTCCAAGGATTCTTGGAGCAATTGTCGTTGGAGCATGTCTTGCAATTTCTGGAGCTGCATTTCAGTCAATATTCAAAAACCCTTTGGTATCCTCTGATTTGCTCGGAGTTTCAAACGGTGCTGGATTTGGGGCGGCATTGGCTATTTTGTTAAGTGGTGCAAACATTGTCACCCAGATATTTGCATTTGTCTTTGGATTGATTTCTGTTGCAACTACTTATTTGATATCAAGAACTTATAAAGCCGGTGGGATACTAGTTTTGGTTTTATCTGGAGTTGCAATATCCGCATTTTTCAATTCATTAATTTCTGCAATTAAGTTTATAGCAGATCCTGATGATAAACTGCCTGAAATTGTATATTGGCTAATGGGCTCTTTGGCTTCCATAAACGCTGACAAATTGCTCATGATTTTAATTCCCGTAATCATCGGCCTTGTGATATTGTTGCTTTTGAGATGGCATATGAATTTGCTTGCAATGGGTGATGAGGAAGCACAGTCATTAGGTTTGAACCCTTCAAGAATACGATTGCTGATAATTGCCGGTTGCACATTGTTAACTTCAGCTGCAGTTTCCATAAGTGGAATCGTCGGATGGGTTGGTTTGATAATACCTCACATGGCACGTATGATTGTAGGTCCTGACAATAGGGTACTTCTTCCGGCTTCTTTGAGTTTGGGAGCTAGCTTCTTATTGTTGATAGATAATATATCAAGGGCAGTCATAGCGATTGAAATACCAATAGGCATTTTAACAGCAATTATTGGTGTTCCAATATTTTTATACTTACTTAAAAGGGGTTATTCAGAATGGTCGTAG
- a CDS encoding DUF2149 domain-containing protein, whose product MLRKRRRISESVDDDPMSGLNNLSDAMLVLALGFLIFAIMALAVNPDMITQTQSTKDVSTADTFSQNYTNASGMEDSGYSEVGKVYQDPTTGELVMVSS is encoded by the coding sequence ATGCTTAGAAAAAGAAGAAGAATTTCGGAATCTGTTGATGATGATCCGATGAGTGGTTTAAATAACCTTTCAGATGCAATGCTAGTCCTTGCTTTAGGGTTTTTGATTTTTGCAATCATGGCGTTGGCTGTCAATCCGGATATGATTACTCAAACTCAATCAACTAAAGATGTTTCAACAGCAGACACATTTTCCCAAAATTACACTAATGCTAGTGGGATGGAAGACAGTGGATACAGTGAAGTTGGAAAAGTATATCAGGATCCGACTACCGGCGAACTGGTAATGGTGTCGAGCTAA
- a CDS encoding radical SAM protein, translating into MVDAILDKCQKGKNLSSLDYEKLLTLEDENKINQLLNSAKTIRDKYSKKVLLTPTLSIKDKTCEKLLACIKRSEELDIPRVNFFRQYETDEDVINACKLVKENTNLKTHVSISGEFSFESIEELSNIGVDTICCNLSTVNNEVFLNNHPKDTLTQRIKLCQNISKNGIGLSSGLVLGIGEEIPDRLKHLRFLSNYRTLEEIPIINYNTYPDLPTKEEQIIPLMEHLKTIAITRIMYPKITITVPLSQYKLEYGKYYLDAGANSLVTNDILKYEIFKEILNMIDECGLEIATTTFK; encoded by the coding sequence ATGGTCGATGCAATTTTGGATAAATGTCAAAAAGGAAAAAACCTTTCCAGTTTAGACTATGAAAAATTGCTTACACTCGAAGATGAAAATAAGATAAATCAATTGCTAAATTCAGCCAAAACCATTCGAGACAAATACTCTAAAAAAGTCTTATTAACTCCAACATTATCAATTAAAGATAAAACTTGCGAAAAGTTATTAGCATGTATTAAAAGAAGCGAAGAATTGGATATTCCTCGAGTGAATTTTTTTAGACAATATGAAACTGATGAAGACGTTATAAATGCCTGTAAACTTGTTAAGGAAAATACAAACCTAAAGACACATGTAAGCATAAGCGGAGAATTTTCATTTGAATCAATTGAAGAATTGTCCAATATAGGTGTTGATACAATTTGCTGTAACCTATCAACAGTGAATAATGAAGTATTCCTAAACAATCATCCAAAAGACACATTAACTCAAAGAATTAAACTTTGTCAAAACATTTCCAAAAACGGAATAGGATTATCATCAGGATTAGTTTTGGGAATTGGAGAAGAGATTCCAGATAGATTAAAACATCTAAGATTTTTAAGCAATTATAGAACACTTGAAGAAATACCTATCATAAATTACAATACATACCCAGATCTTCCAACCAAAGAAGAGCAGATTATCCCCCTTATGGAACATCTAAAGACAATTGCAATTACACGTATAATGTATCCAAAAATTACCATTACAGTTCCACTTTCCCAATATAAACTGGAATATGGTAAATATTACCTCGATGCAGGTGCAAACAGTCTTGTAACAAACGATATTTTAAAATATGAAATATTTAAAGAAATTTTAAATATGATTGATGAATGCGGCTTAGAAATTGCAACTACCACATTTAAATGA
- a CDS encoding DUF308 domain-containing protein: MNYMKVLGILYIILGIIFMVCPIVSAEVVSLIAGISLMAFGFAAIIDGFSAQSRATHLSALKILLGICAVIFGLLFVYKIDALSFLVAFQFYLISFVMILIGIIGVLLESETMSKVAAALIFILGIISFFIATFAIAQPLYTAILVGICLIMEGIICFATDVTEIN, translated from the coding sequence ATGAATTATATGAAAGTTCTTGGAATTTTATATATAATATTGGGTATAATTTTCATGGTTTGCCCAATAGTTAGTGCAGAAGTGGTGTCTCTGATTGCAGGAATATCATTGATGGCATTTGGATTCGCCGCTATTATTGATGGATTTTCTGCACAGAGTCGAGCGACACATCTTTCAGCACTTAAAATATTGCTTGGAATTTGTGCAGTAATATTTGGATTACTATTTGTTTATAAAATAGACGCATTATCTTTCCTCGTTGCATTCCAATTTTATTTAATTTCATTTGTAATGATATTGATTGGTATAATTGGTGTTTTGTTAGAATCCGAAACAATGTCAAAAGTTGCAGCTGCTTTGATTTTCATCTTAGGTATAATATCTTTTTTCATTGCAACATTCGCAATCGCACAACCGTTATATACTGCAATTCTAGTTGGAATATGTCTGATTATGGAAGGTATAATTTGTTTTGCAACAGATGTTACTGAAATAAACTAA
- a CDS encoding 50S ribosomal protein L15e, with protein MYKYIRDAWKNPDESYVRELMWERAPKWRRQKAVQRIERPTRLDRARSLGYRAKKGFVLVRTRVRRGGRRKTRHFNGRKPKRMGVNKITQAKSIQRIAEERVGKKYPNLEVLNSYWVWSDGRYKYYEVILVDPQSPSIINDKKINWICSKKHTNRALRGLTSAGNKGRGIKSKGKGSEQARRRKI; from the coding sequence ATGTATAAATATATTAGAGACGCATGGAAAAACCCTGATGAGTCTTACGTACGTGAACTCATGTGGGAAAGAGCTCCTAAATGGAGAAGACAAAAAGCAGTTCAAAGAATTGAAAGACCAACTAGACTCGACAGAGCTAGAAGTTTAGGTTACAGAGCTAAAAAAGGTTTCGTTTTAGTAAGAACCAGAGTAAGACGTGGTGGAAGAAGAAAAACCCGTCACTTCAACGGTCGTAAACCTAAAAGAATGGGTGTAAACAAAATTACCCAAGCAAAATCCATTCAAAGAATTGCTGAAGAACGTGTAGGCAAAAAATACCCTAACTTAGAAGTTTTAAACTCTTATTGGGTATGGTCTGACGGTAGATATAAATATTATGAAGTAATTTTAGTAGATCCACAAAGTCCTTCTATCATTAATGATAAAAAAATCAATTGGATTTGCTCCAAAAAACACACTAACAGAGCTCTCAGAGGCTTAACTAGTGCTGGTAATAAAGGACGTGGAATCAAATCTAAAGGAAAAGGCTCAGAACAAGCTAGAAGAAGAAAAATTTAA
- a CDS encoding DUF3795 domain-containing protein yields the protein MKMPDEIDSKLLAPCGINCISCEKYQNPCAGCLIGDDGKSKASLKCKIKNCFDKKNFSYCGRCSEFPCPIMKKHSKKYVKRHDLNTLESAKRIKTTGIGKMMVQDMEKWSCPECGGVVKFQTKTCSECGSKIN from the coding sequence ATGAAAATGCCTGATGAAATCGATTCAAAATTACTTGCACCATGCGGCATCAATTGCATTAGCTGTGAAAAATATCAAAATCCATGTGCAGGATGCTTAATAGGTGATGATGGGAAAAGCAAAGCCAGTTTAAAGTGTAAAATAAAAAATTGCTTTGATAAAAAGAATTTCAGCTATTGTGGCAGATGCAGTGAGTTTCCATGCCCCATAATGAAAAAGCACTCAAAAAAATATGTCAAAAGGCATGATTTAAACACACTTGAAAGTGCCAAACGCATTAAGACAACAGGAATCGGCAAAATGATGGTGCAAGATATGGAAAAATGGTCATGTCCAGAATGTGGAGGAGTTGTAAAATTCCAAACAAAAACATGTAGCGAGTGCGGTTCCAAAATTAATTAA
- a CDS encoding ABC transporter substrate-binding protein, with the protein AVNFQWTDDELKYVPNQYHNYPVVGGWYGSQDGSYEEFIASEPDIVIESIDEGGDGDLSTVKERQDKFGKIPVVAVNDTTNVEKIGESITFMGEVVGAQDKAKELNDFNNKYLDMVHDKSSKLSDSNKKTVYYAQGDDGLQTNPSHSTHGQLIDLVGGKNVADSVSQGNTTAGVQVSMEQVISWNPDKIITNDPEFYSHVYNDSNWGKINAVKNKEVYLSPQSPFKWFDRPVGANMIIGVPWTAKVLYPDDYKDINMKDATKEFYSNFYHIDLSDDDAKQILLDSGLKESNL; encoded by the coding sequence AGCTGTCAACTTCCAATGGACTGATGATGAGTTAAAATATGTGCCTAACCAATACCATAATTATCCTGTTGTTGGTGGGTGGTATGGTTCTCAAGATGGCAGTTATGAGGAATTTATTGCATCCGAACCGGATATTGTAATTGAATCTATCGATGAAGGTGGAGATGGCGATTTGTCAACAGTTAAAGAACGTCAGGATAAATTTGGTAAAATTCCTGTTGTTGCAGTAAATGATACAACAAATGTTGAAAAGATTGGGGAATCAATAACATTTATGGGGGAAGTTGTTGGAGCACAAGACAAAGCAAAAGAGCTCAATGACTTCAACAATAAATATCTTGATATGGTTCATGATAAATCATCTAAATTATCTGACAGCAATAAAAAAACGGTTTATTATGCTCAAGGTGATGACGGTCTTCAAACCAATCCTTCACATTCAACCCATGGACAACTTATTGATTTGGTCGGTGGAAAAAATGTTGCAGATTCTGTCAGTCAGGGAAATACGACAGCTGGTGTTCAGGTTTCAATGGAACAGGTAATAAGCTGGAATCCTGATAAGATTATTACAAATGATCCTGAATTCTATTCACATGTTTATAATGATTCCAATTGGGGCAAAATCAATGCGGTCAAAAATAAGGAAGTTTACCTGTCACCGCAATCTCCTTTCAAATGGTTTGATAGGCCTGTTGGAGCAAACATGATTATTGGTGTGCCATGGACTGCAAAGGTTCTTTATCCTGATGATTATAAGGACATCAACATGAAAGATGCAACCAAAGAGTTTTATTCCAACTTTTATCATATTGATTTGAGTGATGATGATGCAAAACAAATTTTATTAGATTCAGGACTTAAGGAATCAAATCTGTAG
- a CDS encoding DUF389 domain-containing protein has translation MSIEKDQNETVTGRIRKMFSLSEDSASYKEIRTRLLDGGQVTGTNMCVLVCAMVIASVGLNMSSTAVIIGAMLISPIMGSILASAYATVSGDYPLLRKHALGFGVQIVISVSAAMIYFFLSPVKEPTVELLARTSPTFFDVLIAFFGGLAGIIGQTRDDKVNTVVPGVAIATALMPPLCTCGYSIANGRWDMLLGAGYLFILNAYFIFLSAGIILSVLKIPKNKDITQKQWKILRWRMVRNTIIIALPSIIAVYAMIQ, from the coding sequence ATGAGTATAGAAAAAGATCAAAATGAAACAGTAACTGGAAGAATCAGAAAGATGTTTTCATTATCAGAGGATTCGGCATCATATAAGGAAATCCGCACACGTCTCTTGGATGGTGGGCAAGTTACCGGAACAAATATGTGTGTTCTTGTATGTGCAATGGTAATTGCTTCTGTTGGTCTCAATATGAGTTCAACAGCAGTGATAATTGGTGCAATGCTGATATCACCTATAATGGGAAGTATTCTTGCTTCCGCATATGCAACAGTGTCTGGAGATTATCCTCTTCTTCGAAAACATGCGTTGGGTTTTGGTGTGCAGATTGTAATCAGTGTTTCTGCAGCAATGATTTATTTTTTCCTCTCTCCGGTTAAAGAACCAACAGTAGAATTGCTTGCAAGAACATCCCCTACTTTTTTTGATGTTCTAATAGCATTCTTTGGTGGACTTGCAGGAATCATCGGACAAACTCGTGATGACAAAGTGAATACTGTTGTTCCAGGTGTTGCAATTGCAACTGCTCTTATGCCGCCTTTATGTACCTGTGGCTATTCGATTGCAAATGGAAGATGGGATATGCTCCTTGGAGCAGGATATCTATTTATTCTCAATGCTTATTTCATTTTCTTGTCAGCGGGAATTATTCTTAGTGTTTTGAAAATTCCAAAAAATAAGGATATTACACAAAAACAATGGAAAATACTTCGTTGGAGAATGGTCCGTAATACTATTATCATTGCGTTACCAAGTATCATTGCGGTTTATGCGATGATTCAATAG
- a CDS encoding FmdE family protein, protein MMNEKDYDEQLAKARDFHGHICGGIAIGTKLAMYGLELLGMPLNERHKNLIVFLEIDRCMSDAVQSVTGCSMGKRTLKQMYYGKFAATFYNQDTGEALRITDADANKKFKDEETKDEMIARFRRTPPEELFSVQKVKIELSRGDMPGKPYTTTFCSVCGEKVSDGRHKLIGGKPVCRSCAEGSYYEIIDE, encoded by the coding sequence ATTATGAATGAAAAAGATTATGATGAACAATTGGCAAAAGCCCGTGATTTTCACGGCCATATTTGCGGGGGAATTGCAATCGGAACAAAACTTGCAATGTATGGGCTGGAATTGCTTGGAATGCCTTTAAATGAAAGACACAAAAACCTGATAGTATTTTTGGAAATAGACAGGTGTATGTCTGACGCAGTTCAATCAGTAACTGGATGTTCAATGGGTAAAAGAACATTGAAACAAATGTATTATGGTAAATTTGCAGCAACGTTCTACAATCAGGATACTGGCGAAGCCTTAAGAATTACTGATGCAGATGCAAACAAGAAATTCAAAGATGAAGAAACAAAAGATGAAATGATTGCTCGTTTCAGAAGAACTCCTCCTGAAGAGTTGTTCAGTGTTCAAAAAGTAAAAATTGAATTGTCAAGAGGTGATATGCCGGGTAAACCTTACACAACCACATTCTGTTCGGTTTGTGGTGAAAAGGTATCTGACGGTCGCCATAAGCTCATAGGTGGAAAACCTGTTTGCAGGTCTTGTGCTGAAGGTTCCTATTACGAAATTATTGATGAATGA
- a CDS encoding bile acid:sodium symporter family protein — MKRIFKFIEKYFFIIVLLAVVISLIYPNAFLWVLGNFNGINILNLLLGIVLFTMGTTLKLGDFVNVFKNPKEITVGISAQYVIMPIIAFLLARVFSLNDALTVGLILVGTVPGGTASDVITFLSKGDVALSVSLTAVSTVISPILTPLITLLLIGNQINFNPVDMFISIIEIVIIPIILGILLNYRFPDFCEKLKDYLPGISSIVICLIVAGVIGVNKQAILTSSAIIIIVIVLQYFLAMFIGFGVGYLAGMDKKQIITVAIELAFQNSGLSTGLAKTHFPNLSQATVPGALYSVWQNLAGSILAYVFRRYL, encoded by the coding sequence ATGAAAAGGATTTTTAAATTCATTGAAAAATATTTTTTCATAATAGTCTTGCTGGCTGTTGTTATTTCTTTAATTTATCCAAATGCATTTCTATGGGTTTTAGGTAATTTCAATGGCATAAATATATTGAATTTGCTTTTGGGTATAGTTCTTTTTACAATGGGAACTACTTTAAAATTAGGGGACTTTGTTAATGTATTTAAAAATCCAAAAGAGATTACTGTGGGTATTTCGGCACAATATGTTATAATGCCTATTATTGCATTTCTTCTTGCAAGAGTCTTCTCTTTAAATGATGCATTAACAGTCGGGCTTATTTTAGTCGGAACTGTGCCTGGAGGAACTGCTTCAGATGTCATCACATTTCTTTCCAAGGGGGATGTGGCATTATCTGTGTCTTTAACTGCAGTGTCTACTGTTATTTCACCAATTTTAACTCCATTGATTACTTTATTGCTAATAGGCAATCAAATTAATTTCAATCCTGTTGACATGTTTATTTCAATTATTGAAATTGTCATTATTCCAATTATTTTAGGAATACTGTTAAATTACAGATTCCCTGATTTCTGTGAGAAGTTGAAAGATTATTTACCAGGAATATCTTCAATTGTAATTTGTTTGATTGTTGCAGGTGTAATTGGTGTTAACAAACAAGCTATCTTGACATCTTCTGCAATAATAATTATTGTTATTGTTCTGCAATATTTCCTTGCAATGTTTATTGGATTTGGAGTTGGCTATTTGGCGGGAATGGATAAGAAACAGATTATTACTGTGGCCATTGAGTTGGCTTTTCAAAATTCTGGATTGTCTACAGGTCTTGCAAAGACTCATTTTCCAAACTTGTCTCAAGCAACGGTTCCGGGTGCACTCTATTCTGTTTGGCAGAATCTTGCAGGATCAATTCTTGCATATGTATTTAGAAGATATCTATGA
- a CDS encoding RNA-binding protein has translation MIHNIKFRAFVYENESIDEITQSILNILPEADIEAEEAEGLLEDKIIILSGVVSKKRYTKTFFKTLLDSVDLEKLNDDLELKIDEKGNWFLRFDKDDALDEKWTILDKGDAIHLKVKIAAFPAKKQIAVDKVREAIESHS, from the coding sequence ATGATTCATAATATAAAATTCAGGGCTTTCGTTTATGAAAATGAAAGTATTGATGAAATAACTCAATCTATTTTAAATATTCTTCCTGAAGCCGATATTGAAGCTGAAGAGGCTGAAGGATTGCTTGAAGATAAAATAATAATTTTATCTGGTGTTGTATCCAAAAAAAGATACACAAAGACTTTTTTTAAAACACTTTTGGACAGTGTTGATTTAGAAAAATTGAATGATGATTTAGAGCTTAAAATCGATGAAAAAGGTAACTGGTTTTTAAGATTCGATAAGGATGATGCTCTTGATGAAAAATGGACAATTCTGGATAAGGGTGATGCGATTCATCTTAAGGTTAAAATTGCTGCATTTCCTGCAAAAAAACAGATTGCAGTTGACAAGGTGCGCGAAGCTATTGAAAGCCATTCATGA
- a CDS encoding PRC-barrel domain-containing protein, which yields MKIKELFLKQVLDKNANDIGRIDNADFDNETGEIKTLDIALKKNILSSTNITKINYEDIATIGDYIILKIEINYEE from the coding sequence ATGAAAATCAAAGAACTTTTCTTAAAACAAGTATTAGACAAAAATGCAAATGATATTGGAAGAATAGATAATGCAGATTTTGACAATGAAACAGGTGAAATAAAAACTTTAGACATTGCATTGAAAAAGAACATACTATCTAGTACAAATATCACCAAAATTAATTACGAAGATATTGCAACAATTGGAGATTACATTATTTTAAAAATTGAAATAAATTACGAAGAATAA